A genomic window from Candidatus Bathyarchaeia archaeon includes:
- a CDS encoding helix-turn-helix domain-containing protein: MKKESMQVLSQESEFRKTHRNYSPKFINVEFAYCPVETSLNILGKKWAMSIIRDIGFYGIDRFNQLLKSLQGIPSKVLATRLKQLEGDGFLTRTVERAVPPQIVHWSLTEKGLDAGRVGMLMAAFSCKWNAEKVFDDRKPRKMREIYNREGMELLTRDF, encoded by the coding sequence GTGAAAAAAGAAAGCATGCAAGTCCTGTCCCAAGAGAGCGAGTTCAGAAAAACGCACAGGAATTACTCTCCAAAATTCATCAATGTCGAGTTCGCTTACTGCCCTGTCGAGACCTCTCTCAACATCCTTGGCAAAAAGTGGGCCATGTCCATAATCCGAGACATAGGCTTCTACGGGATTGACCGGTTCAACCAGCTTCTCAAATCGCTCCAGGGGATTCCATCGAAGGTCTTGGCCACTCGACTCAAACAACTCGAAGGAGACGGATTTCTCACCAGAACCGTAGAAAGAGCAGTTCCACCCCAGATTGTCCACTGGTCATTGACAGAGAAAGGGTTGGACGCTGGAAGAGTTGGGATGCTCATGGCAGCGTTCAGCTGTAAATGGAACGCCGAAAAAGTATTCGACGACAGGAAACCCCGCAAAATGCGTGAGATCTATAACCGCGAAGGAATGGAACTACTCACCAGAGACTTCTAG
- a CDS encoding tautomerase family protein, producing MPMIDVYARSDLFPPGSDRQLGEQLARAVIRAEGVTNPGPYTLNNTAAYIHRMDPKHVHTAATDSARTVRVQVITPPGALTRDGQKQLVKEVTEIVTKISGDPTLASRTWVLLSEATEGGWGIAGVAYGKQEFADLAAKAAAVRAK from the coding sequence ATGCCAATGATCGATGTCTACGCAAGGTCAGATCTCTTTCCTCCAGGGAGTGATCGCCAGCTCGGAGAACAGCTGGCTCGAGCGGTTATCCGCGCAGAAGGGGTTACGAACCCAGGACCTTACACCCTGAACAATACTGCCGCATACATCCACCGAATGGACCCGAAACATGTTCATACAGCCGCGACAGACTCAGCTAGGACTGTACGAGTCCAAGTTATCACGCCGCCTGGCGCACTAACGCGCGATGGCCAGAAACAGTTGGTTAAGGAGGTCACGGAAATCGTTACTAAGATTTCGGGGGATCCTACGCTGGCAAGTCGGACCTGGGTGCTCCTCTCGGAGGCGACCGAGGGCGGCTGGGGAATTGCAGGCGTAGCCTACGGCAAGCAAGAGTTTGCAGACCTCGCTGCGAAAGCTGCTGCGGTCCGGGCAAAATGA
- a CDS encoding DUF1330 domain-containing protein, whose protein sequence is MPAYLVFTRERMRDEKEYEIYKQKNRIAMQGHPIKKHVLYGKYKVLEGAEAQGVVILEFPTVADAEAYYDSPAYREAREHRFKAADYRVLIVEGVQPT, encoded by the coding sequence ATGCCTGCGTACTTGGTGTTCACGCGAGAGAGGATGCGCGACGAGAAGGAGTACGAAATCTACAAGCAGAAAAATCGTATCGCGATGCAGGGGCATCCGATCAAAAAACACGTTCTTTATGGAAAGTATAAAGTGTTAGAGGGCGCAGAGGCTCAGGGAGTTGTGATCCTAGAATTTCCGACTGTCGCGGACGCGGAGGCTTACTATGACAGTCCGGCCTATCGCGAGGCAAGAGAACATCGTTTCAAGGCTGCTGACTACCGCGTCCTCATCGTCGAAGGCGTACAGCCTACGTAA